The genomic window TGGCCCATCGGGCGGGGGACGCTGCTCGGCTTCCTGATCGGGATCATTCCGGGCTCCGCCCACATCATTTCCTCCTTCGTCTCCTACGCCGTGGAGCGGCGCCTCTCGAAGCACCCGGAGCGCTTCGGCCACGGCGCCGTGGAGGGGGTGGCCGGGCCCGAATCGGCGAACAACTCGGCCACCTCCGGGGCCTTCGTCCCGATGCTGGCCCTCGGCGTCCCCTCGGGTCCGATCCCGGCCGTCATGCTGGCAGCGATGATGGTGCACGGCATCTCCCCGGGGCCCCTCCTCATCGCGCAGCAGCCGGAGCTGTTCTGGGGGTTCATCGCGAGCATGTACGTGGGCAACGTGGTGCTTCTGATCCTGAACCTGCCTCTCGTCGGGCTCTTCGTGAACCTCCTGCGGATCCCGTATCCGCTCCTGTACCCGGCGATCCTCACCTTCTGCGTCCTCGGCGTCTACGCGGTGAACGGGAGCGTGGTGGATATCTGGATCATGACCGCGATGGGGGCCCTCGGCTACCTGCTCCGGAAGTTTGACTTTGAGACGGCCCCGATCGTCCTGGGCCTGGTGCTTGCGCCGATGCTGGAGATGAGCTTCCGCCAGTCCCTCGCCATGTCCTCGGGAAACTACGCGATCTTCGTGAACCGGCCGATCGCCGCCGTCATGCTCCTCGTGGGGCTCGCGGTCCTGCTGTTGAGCCTCCGGCCGCTGCTGACCGGGGGCCTGGACTGGCGGCGGCGCCTCGGCCTGGAGACCAAGCCACCCCTCGCAGAGGAGAAAAACCCATGATGACCCGTCTGCCGGCGACCCTGCTCGCATTGGTCCTCGCGCTGCCGCTCGCGGCCGGGGCCCAGGAGCCGTTCCCGACCCGCCCGATCACGCTGGTCGCGCCGTTCCCCCCGGGAGGCGTGGCCGACCTCACGGCCCGCCCCGTGGCGGCCGCCATGGAGAAGGTCCTGAAGAGTCCCGTGGCCGTGGTGAACAAGACCGGCGCGGCGGGCGCGGTCGGGATGTCCTACGTGGCCAACAGCAAGCCCGACGGCTACACGCTCCTCCTCTCCCTCTCCAGCATCTCCATCATCCCGGAGGCCGACAAGCTCTTCAACCGCAAGCCGGCCTACACCATGGACCAGCTCACCCCCATCGCGCTCATTTCGGCCGATCCCACGATTCTCGTCGTCCACGCCGACCGCCCCTGGAAGAGCGTGAAAGAGCTCGTGGAGGACGCGAAGCGGCGCCCCGGGGAGATCTCCTTCTCCTCCTCGGGCGTGTACGGGACCCTGCACATGGCCACGGAGATGTTCTCGCACGCCGCCGGGGTCACGCTCCGGCACGTCCCCTACGCCGGCGCAGGCCCCGCCCTGACCGCGATCCTCGGGGGACACGTGGACGCCCTCGCCTCCGGCCCCGCCGTGATCCTCCCCCACATCAAGGCCGGCAAGCTCCGGCCGCTCGCCGGGTGGGGGGCCAAGCGGGTCGCCGCCCTCCCCGACGTGCCGACCTTTAAGGAGCTGGGCTACGACATCGAGTTCTACATCTGGGCGGGGGTCTTCGCCCCGACGGGCACGCCGGGGCCGGTCGTCAACAAGCTGCGCGAAGCGGTAGGCCAGGCGGTGCAGGTGCCAGAGTTCCAGGCCGCGATGGCCAAGCTCGAGACCCCGGTGGCCTACCTGGACGCGCCGGAATTCCAGAAGTTCTGGGACAAGGATGCGAAGATGCTCGCCGACGCGATCAAGCGGGTGGGAAAGATCGAGGAGAAGAAGTGACGCGGGGTCCTTCGCGCGTTGACGGTTCCGGGCTGCTACGGGCACGGCCCGTACAGCCGAGTGCCCGACGAGGAGGACGACCCACCTCGGATCGCCACATCTAGGCTGTCAGGCCCCGGTAGGCCTCCAGGATGCGGCGCATCTCGGGGGTGAGGGGCAGGGCCCGGCTGGCGTCGAAGTCCATCCAGACGGCGATGCTGCTCCCGTCCCCCACCACCTCGTCGGTCCCCTTCCGGAAGATCCCGTACTCGATGGTGAAGGACTTCTCCCCGATCCGGGTCACCCGGAGGTCTACCTCCAGCTCCGCCGGGTAGCGGACCTGCTGGCGGAAGTTGCACTCGGCGTGCACCACCGCGATTCCCTGGCGGGGG from Candidatus Methylomirabilis sp. includes these protein-coding regions:
- a CDS encoding tripartite tricarboxylate transporter permease yields the protein MLQTLQDLSLGFSVALSPPVLLYAFVGCVIGTLVGMLPGVGPLAGISLLLPATFGLDATTAIVLLAGIYYGAMYGGSTTSILMRIPGEAASVMTCIDGYAMTRKGRGGPALAIAAVGSYVAGTASVLGLMFLAPPLASFALRFGPPEYSALLLLGLLVLAYMSGGSMAKALAMAALGLLLGMIGIDHMTGFFRFHYGLVELGDGIGVVPVAVGLFGLSEILLTAGQPTPPAVMRPRLRELLPSRQEWREAGWPIGRGTLLGFLIGIIPGSAHIISSFVSYAVERRLSKHPERFGHGAVEGVAGPESANNSATSGAFVPMLALGVPSGPIPAVMLAAMMVHGISPGPLLIAQQPELFWGFIASMYVGNVVLLILNLPLVGLFVNLLRIPYPLLYPAILTFCVLGVYAVNGSVVDIWIMTAMGALGYLLRKFDFETAPIVLGLVLAPMLEMSFRQSLAMSSGNYAIFVNRPIAAVMLLVGLAVLLLSLRPLLTGGLDWRRRLGLETKPPLAEEKNP
- a CDS encoding tripartite tricarboxylate transporter substrate binding protein: MMTRLPATLLALVLALPLAAGAQEPFPTRPITLVAPFPPGGVADLTARPVAAAMEKVLKSPVAVVNKTGAAGAVGMSYVANSKPDGYTLLLSLSSISIIPEADKLFNRKPAYTMDQLTPIALISADPTILVVHADRPWKSVKELVEDAKRRPGEISFSSSGVYGTLHMATEMFSHAAGVTLRHVPYAGAGPALTAILGGHVDALASGPAVILPHIKAGKLRPLAGWGAKRVAALPDVPTFKELGYDIEFYIWAGVFAPTGTPGPVVNKLREAVGQAVQVPEFQAAMAKLETPVAYLDAPEFQKFWDKDAKMLADAIKRVGKIEEKK
- a CDS encoding thioesterase family protein, producing MTSRPSPGAAPELPTRDRYTFSIPMTVRWADMDVLGHVNNAKYFTYLESARTAFFDAVNLWKFREHPRQGIAVVHAECNFRQQVRYPAELEVDLRVTRIGEKSFTIEYGIFRKGTDEVVGDGSSIAVWMDFDASRALPLTPEMRRILEAYRGLTA